The DNA window ACGGGTGGGAACGCAGGTGTCGAACATGTCAATGCCCATCCCCACGGCCTTGACGATCTGGTCCGGAAAACCGATGCCCATGAAATACCGCGGCTTGTCCGCCGGCAGGAAAGGAATGACCCATCCCAGGGCCTCGAACATTTGTGTGACGGTTTCTCCGACGCTGACACCGCCGATGGCATAAGCGTCAAGATCAAGGGCAACGAGTTCTTCGGCGCTTTGACGGCGCAGGTCTTCATAGGCCGCGCCCTGGACAATGGCGAACAAACGCTGGCCCGCCTCATGCATGCCGGTTTTGTGAAAATGATCTTTGCAGCGTTTGGCCCAGGCCGTGGTGCGTTTAAGACCGCGCATGGCTTTTTTGCGGTCGCAGGGATGGGGCGAACATTCATCCAGCGGCATGACCATGTCAGACCCTAAAACGCGCTGGATGTCCATGACCTTTTCAGGAGTAAAAAAATGCGTGCTGCCGTCGATATGCGAACGGAACTTCACACCCTCATCAGTGATCTTGCAAAACTTGGTCAAACTGAAGGCCTGATATCCCCCGCTGTCGGTGAGGATGGGTCTGTCCCAATTCATGAACCTGTGCAGACCCCCAGCCGCTTCCATGATCTCCAGCCCCGGGCGCAAATACAAATGATAGGTATTGGATAAAACGATCGGCGAGCCCATGTCCTTAAGGTCAATGCCGGACATGGTCTTGACGGTCGCGGTGGTGGCCACGGGCATGAAAAACGGGGTCGGCACCTCGCCGTGAAGCGTGGTCACAATGCCCCGGCGGGCGTCGGTACCTGCGTCTTTCTTTAATAATTTAAAAAACATAAAATTATCCGTAGGGGCGATGCTTGTCATCGCCCGCAAACAGGGCGAACACAAGGTTCGCCCCTACAAAATCAACATTGCATCTCCATAGCTATAAAAACGGTAACGTTCCCGCACGGCCTCGGCATAGGCGCGCTGAACCAGATCATATCCGCCAAAAGCGCAGACGAGCATCAACAGCGTGCTATAGGGCAGATGAAAATTGGTCAATAAAATGTCCGCGGCCTTAAAACGGTATCCGGGATAAATAAAAAGGTCTGTTGTTCCTTTAAGCGCGCCTGTCGCCGCCACGCTTTCCATGACCCGGCAGGATGTCGTGCCCACCGCAGCGACGGGACGTCCAGCCGCTTTGGCTTTTAACAGCGCGGCCTGCGTGGAGACGCCAACAGCATAGGTCTCTTTGTGCATCGGATGCCGGCGGATGTCCGGCGTTTCCACGGGCTTAAATGTCCCATAGTTGATATGCAAAGTCAACTCCAAAAAACCATGGCCCTTTGCCCTCAAACGCCGCATCCGTTCCTTGGTAAAATGCAACCCGGCCGTGGGTGAGGCGACAGACCCCAGGCGTTTGGCGTAAACGTTCTGGTAATAGTCGCGGTCCAGGGGCTCGTCGGCGCGTTTGATGTAGGGCGGCAAAGGAACATGACCCACGTCCTTCAGGCGGCGGATGACATTTTTCACGTTGAACCGGACAATGAGTTTTTCCTTGTCCGTTAAAACCGCGCTGATCCCAAATCCAAAATCCACTCTCTCGCCTTCGCGGATCTTTTTCAAGGGCTTTAACAGCACCTCAAATGAATACCCGTCGGAAAGCTGATCGAGCAAAAAAACCTCGGCCTCTCCCCCGGTGGCAGCCCTGCGGCCCAACAAACGCGCGGGGATGACCTTGCTGTTATTGACGACGAAAACGGTTTTTGGCGCAAGATACTGTTCGATATCGGCAAATACGCCGTGGCGGATGGTTTGAGCGCTGCGGTCAAGGACCATGAGGCGCGCCCGGTCCCTGTCAGGGCACGGGTACTGGGCGATCAGGTCTTCGGGGACATCGGTGCCGTACGCGTTGAGATCAAAGAAGTTATTTGCCGGCGGGTGTGGGACGGTGGTTCTCTGGAAGGTCATGATAATCCATTATCTCGGCGCGGGGGTAATAATAGCTCAAGATCTGTTTGTAGGTGAACTGCTGCAGGGCCATGCCGCGCGCCCCCCACTGGCATAAGCCGACACCGTGGCCCCAGCCCTTGCCGGTCAGATCAGCGTAATAACCCTGCATGCTAATTTCATAATTATTGCTTTTGAGGACATTAGGGCCAAGAACTTCCCGGAAGTCCTTGCCGGATATCAGGGTTTCCTTGCCGTCGCGCGACGTGATCTTGATATGATTAATGCGTCCGCTGCGGTTGCGGTCCACGATATTCAAGTCCTTGATAGGTCCGACGGCGTAGCCGTTCCTGTTGAGCGCATCCTGGATGTCTTTGAGACGGAAATTCTTCTTCCATTTCATGTGCGGGGAATCCTTGCAGAAATTACACGCCACTCCCCTTAAAGGCGCCAGGTCGATCGCCCACAGATCGTTGGCATCCTCGGTCATGCCGCCGCAGGTGGCGTGAAAATACGCGGGCAATACCTTGTCTTTGAATGCCAGCACTTCCCCGACGGTATGGGTGACCGCCAGCCCCGTACGGTAGCGCTCGGAATCCTTGCCGCCGTAGACCTGCGAATAAATATCATTGGTGACGTCGTAATCCTTGTTCGCCGAGCCCGCCATGGCCTGCAAAACATAGGTGCGGGTGGCAACGGCCTGGGCCTTGATCGCCTCCATGGGCCAATGATGCGAGACCTCGTGATAAAGCACGCCCCTGATATAATCTTCAATGTTGATGCTGTTGACCGCGGTCAGGCGGTTGTCCGCGGTACGGATGATGGTCACATTGCCGCGGAAACGCCGGTTGTTGACAACGACCGACGCGTCGCGCAAGGGCTCGATGATGACGCGCTGATACGGATAAGCCTGCATGCCGATCAAGATGCCTTTGTCCAAAAGCCGCACCCTGGATATGGCCAGGCGGGGCCCCTTGGTGATGACCTTCCCATGGTCCACGTCGCGGAAATTGTATGGACCGTCGAGCTTCAAGTTGATCTCACGGGCATCCCGGACAATGGCCACACGCACCATCTGCGGCGGCATGTGCTTTTTGTCGCCACTGGCCGACGCAGTCCCCGCAGGGGCGAACGCAACAAGGCCGGCCAAACCCAAGGCCCCCGCGAAAACCGACGACACTAAAATCCTTCTTTTCATCTCACGCCGCTTTCTCCCGCAGGTATTTGTCCGCCGCCTCGGTCAGTTCCCGGCCGCGGCCGGTGCGCCTTAAGAACCCGGCCTTCAGCAAAAACGGCTCCACCACATCCACGATGGTGTCGGTCTCTTCATTGAGCGTCGCGGCCAAGGCCTCGATGCCCACGGGCCCGCCGTTGTAATGGGTCTTGATGGCGATCAAAAGTCTCCGGTCCAGATCATCCAGCCCCGCGATGTCGATCCTCAAGGCCTCCATCGCCTCCTCGACCACCGAGGACTTGATATGATTGGTGCCGGTCTTGACCTGGACGTGATCGCGCACGCGGCGCAACAGCCGGTTGGCGATGCGCGGGGTGCCGCGCGCGCGCCGCGCAATGGCACGGGCCGCGTCCGGCTCAAGAACGACATTCAATTTCACGGCGGACGCGCCGACAATGGCGGCCAGGTCCTCTTCTCCATAAAATTCAAGGTGAAAAAAAATACCGAAACGGTTGCGCAAAGGCGTTGTCAAAAGCCCGCTGCGCGTGGTGGCGCCGATGAGGGTGAAGGCTTTAAGATTAAAATTGATGGTCTTGGCATAAGGCCCCTTGTCCACGATGAAGTCGATCTTGAAATTTTCCATCGCCGGATACAGGAATTCCTCCACCGTCTTGGACAGGCGGTGGATCTCGTCGATAAAAAGGATGTCCCCGGCTTCCAGGTTGGTGAGGATGCCGATGAAATCCCCGGCCCGGTCAATGGCAGGCCCGGAAGTGACGGTGATGCGGGAGCCCATCTCGTGGGCGATGATGTGGGCCAAAGACGTCTTGCCCAATCCCGGAGGGCCGGAAAAAAGAACGTGCTCCAGCGGCTCCCCGCGCTTTTTGGCCGCGGCCATGGCCACCTGCAGGCCATGGACCACGTCTTTCTGGCCGATGAAATCCCCCAGGCGTCCCGGCCGCAAAGAAATGCCAACCACCTGGTCTTCTTCGGTTTCCTGATTTAAAACAACTCTTTTGATCTCATCCATAGTTATTGCGGGCCTTCATGCGCGCCGTTACGCATGACCTCAATGTCTTCAAACGCGCGGCGCTGCAGGACCACGATCTCTTTGAGCCGTATCAATTCCAAAACCGCGATGAAGGTGCAGACGATCTCGTCTTTGCCTGAACAACGGCTGAACAAAGCGGCCAAGGACACCCGCGGCTGGTCCGCCAGAAGATGCAACAGGGCGTGGACCTTTTCCTCGACGGTGTATTCTTCCTGCTTCAATTCATAGATCTTTTTTTCCGGGACGCTTTTAAGCGCGGCATTCAGCGCGTTGATGAGGTCAAACAAGGTGGCCTCAAACGTCACTTCCTCGGCGTCTTCTTTGATCTCATTGAGCCGCTCTTCATCCACCACCCGGCGGAAGAAATCCTGGCGCTCCTGTTCCCTGGTCTTTAAGGTCTCAGCGATCTCCTTGAATTTCTTGTACTCCTCCAGGCGGCGCACCAGTTCATCACGGGGGTCTTCCGGCGGGGTTTCGGCCAACGGGTCAGGCGGCAAAAGCATTTTGGATTTGATCTGCATGAGGGTGGCGGCCATCACCAAAAAATCCCCCACCACGTCCAGGTCAAGCATCTTCATCATGGCGATATATTCCATATACTGGTCGGTGACCGAGGCAATGGGGATATCGCAAATATCAATGTCGTTTTTCTTGATCAGGTACAGCAAGAGGTCCAGTGGGCCTTCAAATTTTTCTAATTGGATCTTGTAGTTCATAGTTTGGCGAATACCGCTTCTTTGACCTGCGCCATGGTCCTGGCCGCGATGACACGGGCTTTTTTCGCGCCCTCGCGCAAGACATCGGCAACGAAATCTTTGTCTTTTCCCAATTCCGCCCGTTTTTCCCGGATAAAGCCCAAATAATCCACCAGACGGCCGCCCATCACTTTTTTACAATCCACACAGCCTTTGAGGGCGTTGGAGCACCAGTGGCGCGCCTCCCGCTCCTGGTCAATGGCGAACACTTTATAATAACTGAACACATTGCACTCATCGGGATGGCCGGGGTCGGTCATCCGGATGCGTTTGGGATCGGTGATCATGCGGGCCGTCTTTTCGCGGATGACGTCGGGCGTGTCAGAAAGGTTGATGGCGTTATTGTAACTTTTGCTCATCTTGCGGTTGTCCGTACCCAACAGCCGCGGGACCGGCGTCAAGATGGCCTTGCAATCGGGAAAGAGTTCCGTCTTGTAGATAAAATTGAAACGCCGGCCGATCTCGCGGCACAATTCCAGGTGAGGCACCTGGTCCTCGCCGATGGGAACGGCATCGGCCTTATAAAGCAGGATGTCCGCGGCCTGCAAAACCGGATAACCTAAAAACGCGTAGGTCTGCAGGTCGCGGGAGGCGATCTCCCGCAATTGTTCCTTGTACGTCGGGTTGCGTTCCAGCCAGCCCAACGGCGTCAGGCAGGCCAGGACCATCTGCAGTTCCAAATGCTCGGGCACATCCGACTGCAGATAGACAATGCTTTTGTCCGGGTCAATGCCGCACGCCAGCCAATCCAGCACCATGTCCGCAATGTGACCCTGCACCTGGCGGCTTTGCTCATATTCGCTCATGAGCGCGTGCCAGTCGGCGATGCTGTAGATGCATTGCGCCTTGTCCTGCAGGTCCACCCAATTGCGCAAGGCCCCCAAAAGGTGGCCGAGGTGGAGTTTGCCCGTCGGACGCATGGCTGAAAAAACGGTTTTCATAGTTTTCTGGCGATCGACTCAACCTCGAAGGCTTCAATGACATCGCCGACCTGGATCCCGTCGAAATTGGCGACGGTGATCCCGCATTCAAAACCCTCGGCCACTTCCTTGACGTCATCCTTGAACCGTTTCAAAGTGCTGATATGGCCCGTGTGCGCGACCTCGCCGTTGCGCAGGACCTCCACCTGGGACTTGTTACGGACCTTGCCTTTTTGCACGTAACATCCGGCCACGACACCGGAGCGGCTCAATTTAAAGACATTGCGGATCTCAACGCGGCCCACGAAATGACGTTTGAGCCGGGGCGCCAGCAGCCCTTCCAGGGCCTTTCTGACGTCGTCGACCGCGTCATAAATGATGCGGTATTCGCGCAGGTCCACGGGTGTTTTTTCCAGTTCCTCTTTGGCCTTGGTGTCTATCTTGACATGAAAAGCGATGATGATGGCCTGGGACGCCACGGCCAAAATGACGTCGGAAGCATTGACGTCGCCGACCGCCGCGTGCATGAACCGCAGTTTCACCTCATTGGTGGGGATCTTCGCCAGCGATTCCTTGAGCGCCTCAATGGAGCCCTGCACGTCCCCCTTGATGACGACCCGCAGTTCCTTGATATCGCCCTGCTGGATCTGTGAATACAGTTCCTCCAGGGAGACCCTGGCCGTGCCGGCCAATTTCTCGTGCTTGATCTTTTCCTGGCGCACGGCGGCGATGTCGCGGGCCTGTTTCTCGTCCTCGACGGCATAAAAAATGTCCCCGGCGGCCGGGACTTCCGACAGGCCGAGGATCTCGATGGGTGTTGAAGGCCCTGCTTCCTTGATGGGCCGCCCATGGCCGTCAAAAAGCGCTTTGACGCGCCCCGCGTAAGGCCCAACCACGACCGCATCGCCTTCCTTTAAAGTACCGCTTTGGACGATGAGCGCGGCCACAGTGCCCTTGCCCTGGCTCAAATGCGCGTCGATAACGATCCCCGACGCTTTCTTGGCGGGGTTGGCTTTCAATTCCAGGATCTCCGCTTCCAACAAAATACGCTCCAAAAGGGCATCAATGCCTTCTCCCGTCACGGCGGAAACACCGACCACTCCCACCTTACCGCCCCAATCCTCGGACGAAAGGTCATGGACGGCCAGTTGTTTCTTGACCCTGTCCTGATCGGCCTCCTTGCGGTCTATTTTATTGAGGGCAACGATGATGGGGGCCCCGGCCGCGCGGGCATGGTTAATGGCTTCTTCGGTCTGGGGCATGACGCCCTCATCGGCGGCCACGACCAGAACGACCAGGTCGGTGATGTGCGCCCCGCGGGCACGCATGGCCGTGAACGCCTCATGACCCGGAGTGTCCAAAAACGTAATCCTGCCGTTGGGAGTGTCGACGGAATACGCGCCGATATGCTGGGTGATGCCGCCGTGCTCGCCCTGGGCCACCCTGCTGGAACGGATACGGTCAAGCAAAGACGTCTTGCCGTGGTCCACATGGCCCATGAATGTTACCACGGGCGGGCGCGGTTTCAAGGAATCCGGATCATCCTTTTCGTGCTCATGGACATCGATCAGCTGTTCTTCCTTGCTCTTGACCTTAAGGATATTGTATCCAAAAAACTCGGCGATCTTGTGGACCGTCTCTTCGTTAAGATACTGGTTGATGCTGGCAAAAATGCCCATATCCAGCAGTTTCTTGAGCACCACATTGGTCTTCTGGTCGATCTTGACCGCAAAATCCTTGACGGTAATAGGGAACGGGATCTCAATGTCCCGCAAAGGACCGGTGGAAACGACTTCTTCAACCACGGCACCGGCGATGCTGGCCGACGGTTTGCTGGAACGGCTGCCGAAGGCCCCGAAACCGCCTTCGGGCGAACGTTTGCGTTTCTTGGCCAGCGGTTTGACTGTGACAAAGGGCTGGTCAAAACGCATGGTCTTTTTCTTGAGAGGATCAAACTGGTAAACTTCCTTGGGTATTTCGATCTTGGAAACGTCAACCTTGGGCGGCTGCGGAGGTGGTGGTGGCGACGGCGGGGGCACGACCGCTTGTGGTGAGCTTGATCGAACCACCTGCGGTGAGATCGGTCGAACCACTTGCGGCTTGGGCGGCGGAACAACCGCTTTGATCGGCTCTGCCGCCTTGGCTTTAGGCGCAGCCACGACAACTGGCGCGTGGGCAACGGGTTTTTTGGGGACTTTTTTCGCAACGGCCGGCTTTCCGCCGGAGGCGGATCCGCCTTTGGCGGAAATCACCTTTTTCTTCACTATTTTTTTCTTCGGCGCTTCATCCTCTTCATCCTTAACGGCCTCACCGATGCCTTGCTTGGCCAAAGCGTCACGCAAGACGATCTCAACGATCTTGGTCAGGGACCCGTCCTTGGCCTTGAGTTTCAAGGTCTTGAGTTTCTTGAGAAGGAAATTCTCCGTCACTTTTAATTCTTTAGCCAGATCCGATATCAACATAACGTCTATGCCTCTTCCTCTTCAGACCCCGCTGGAGGCGGGGTTGGCCCGGCCTGCTCGGCCTGGGCCTGCTTTTGCTTTTCTTCCCATTGTTTGGCGGAATAAATGTCCAGTTCCCAGCCGACCAATTTGCTGGCCAGGCGCACGTTCTGGCCATACTTGCCGATGGCCAAAGATAACTGGTCCTCGTCCACGATGATGTTGACGCGCTTCTCATCGGCAATGAGCTGCATCTGCGAAATTTCCGCCGGGGACAGGGCCGCCTGGATGTATTCCTTGATATCGTCGGAATAACGCACGATGTCGATCTTTTCGCCGTGCAGTTCGGTGACGATGTTCTTGACACGCGAACCGCGCATCCCGACACAGGCGCCGACGCAATCGATCTTGTCGTCCTTGGAAAAGACCCCGATCTTGGTGCGCTCGCCGGGGTCGCGGGCGATGGCTTTCACCTCGATGATGCCCTCGTAAATTTCCGGCACTTCCAGTTCAAAAAGGCGTTTGACAAAATTCGGGTTGGTGCGCGAAAGGATGATCTGGGGGCCCCGCGTCTCGCGGCGCACCTCTAAAAGATAAGCGCGGATGCGTTCCCCCTGACGGAACTCCTCTTTGTTGGACTGTTCGCTGCGGGGGATGAGCGCTTCGGTCTTGCCTAAGTCCACAATGATATTGCCGCGCTCAAAACGGTACACGGCACCGCTGATGATCTGGCCCAGACGCACGCTGTATTCATTAAAAACCACGTCTTTTTCCGCCTCACGGATCTTCTGGATGACGACCTGTTTGGCGGTTTGCGCGGCGATGCGGCCGAACTCGCTGGAATGGATCTCCTGGTCGCCGGCCCAGGCGGTCAATTTTCCGGTCTCACGGTCCAGGGTCACCTTGACCTCCACCTCTTTGTCCACGCTCCAGATCTTCTTGGCGGCGGAAGCCACGGCGGCCTCGACAGCGGCGATCAGGATCTCCTTGTTGATGCCCCGGTCGCGCTCCAATTGTTCCAAAATGGTCAGTAATTCATTCTCCATGCTTAAGCCTCTCTAAATAACCAGCGTTGCTTTAACGATCTGCCCCAAGGGCAAAACGATCTCTTTCTTCTTTGTCCGTACAACGATCTGTTTTTCATCGGCGGCCATCAGCACGCCGCTGTATTCTGTTTTTCCTTCCACCGGCTCTTTGAGCCAAAAGCGGACCGCGCGATCCAGGTTACGGCGGAAATCTTTGGCCGTGACCAACGGCCTGTCCAAGCCCGGCGAAGAAAATTCCAGCGAATATCCCTGCTCCCCTAAAAACCCGTCGGCGTCAATGGCTTCAACGATGGTCTGGTTGAGCGACGCGCATTGCCCGACGGTGATGCCGCCCGCGGGCAGATCGGCCGCAAAACGGATGATCACATCCTCTTGATAAACACCCACGCTCAATTCCACGGGGTCGACACCGGCGTTCGCCAGAATGGGCGCGGCCAGCGTTTCCACCTTACAGCGGATCTCATCCGTATCTAAGGGCGGCATAACTTTAAAACAGCTTCCACGGCGCTGTCTTTAGCGACCATCTCGGTCTTGCCTGTCCGGCGGCATTTGATCTCCGCCTGACCCTGGGCCAGCGTGCGCTTGCCGATGACGATGCGATAGGGAATGCCGACCAAGTCCGCGTCATGGAACTTGCGCCCGGCGCTTTCGTCGCGGTCATCCAGCAAAACATCCAGGCCCGCCGCGGTCAAGTCCTCATAATATTTTTTGGCTAAAGCCATGCTTTCGGCATCGCCCGCCTGCACCGGCAGGATCTCCACGTCAAAAGGCGTCACCTCCCGCGGCCAGATGATGCCATCCTTGTCGCAATTGATCTCGATCATGGCGGCGATCAGCCGGCTGACCCCGATGCCGTAACAGCCCATGATCACGGGTTTTTGCTGACCGTCCTCATCAAGATACAAAGCGCCCAAAACCTGGCTGTATTTGGTGCCCAATTGGAAAATATGACCCAGTTCAATGGCTATTTTGCGCTCCCACGGACCGTTTGCCGGCGGCGGCTGGCCATTGTTATCTTTAACGGCCCGGCCGGCCCCGTTGACCCACAGCACATCCTCTCCGATCGGGGCCAGGACCAAAAATTCATGGGAAACGCTCCCGCCCATGGCCCCGGGATCCGCCTCGACGGTCACGGCATCCAAACCGCAACGTTTAAAAATTCTCAAATACGCCCCGTGCTGCAGATCGTAATTCTTCTTTAAGCCCCCCGCGTCGCGGTCAAAACTGTACGCGTCTTTCATCAAAAACTCGCAGGCGCGCACGATGCCGAACCGGGTGCGGGTCTCGTCGCGGAACTTCGTTTGGATCTGATACAGGGTCACCGGCAATTGGCGGTAACTCTGGATGAAATGTTTGACCAGATCCGTAATGACCTCTTCGTGCGTGGGCCCCAGGCACATGCGCCGGCCCTTTTTATCGTCAAAGGTGATCATCACTTCTTTGAGCGTCACATCGCGCCCTGTCTTTTTCCAAATATCAACGGGCTGCAAAGACGGCATCAAAAGTTCGTGACAGCCGATCGCGTCCATTTCTTCGCGGATGATGTTTTCCACCTTGCGCAGGACGCGATACCCCAAAGGCAAATACGTGTACACGCCGGAAGTCAGCATGTGCACCAGGCCGGCGCGCAGCGACAATTGATGGCTGACGGCCTCTGTACCGACCGGTATTTCTTTGAGCGTCGGGATAAAATATTTGGACCACAACATAAATCACAGACGCAGCATTGCTGCGTCTCTACCTCCCTTATTCGAAAAGCCCGTTCAAAGATACATTGCGCCGGACAAACGTGGGATAACACGAGGGCCGCTTGCGGGACATGGTCCAATCGCCCACGACCTTGCCGCCCTGATCAATGCGTTCCTGTTTGAACGTAAAAATATCCTCCAGCGTGATCATTTTGGTTTCCTTGTCGAAACGCAGATCCGTGATATTGGCCACCCTGCGCACACCATCGAGAAAAAGCTCAACGTAGACAATAAGGTCAATGGAGCTGGCGATCTGCTGCTGGATCTGTTCCCCGCTCAGGCGAATCCCGGACATGAGCATCATGGTGGTCATGCGGTTAAAACATTCCTGCGGGGAATCGGCATGGACAATGGCCAACGAACCCGCGTGCCCGCTGGCGATGGATTGGACCAGGTCCAGGACCTCGTGGCTGCGCACCTCGCCGATGATGATGCGGTCCGGACGCATGCGCAGAGAATTGATAAAAAGGTCGCGGATGGTCACTTCGCCCCTGCCTTCAATATTGGCGGTCTTGGACTGCAGGGACACGACATGGTCCTGCATGAGCCGCAACTCAGCCGTATCTTCAATGGTGATGATGCGTTCGTGCGCCGGGATATGGCTGGAGAGCACATTGAGCAGGGTGGTCTTACCGCTGCCGGTGGAACCGCAAAAAACGATATTCAGTTTGGCCTTGATGGCGGCCGTCAGGAACGCGGCCATGGGCCTGTTGAGCATGCCGCGCCCGATGAGATCATCAACGCTCGTCAGGTTGGTGGAAAATTTACGGATGGTCATGATCGGCCCGTGCAGGGAGCACGGCGGCAGGATGACGTTGACCCGCGACCCATCGGGCAGGGAAAAATCCACGTACGGCGAGGACTCGTCCACCCGCCGGTGGGAACCGGAAGCCGCCAGCATTTTCTGGATCGTATGCGAAAGCTCGGCATTGTCTGAAAAATGGACATTGGTCTTCTCGGTCTTGCCGGCACGCTGGATGTAGACGGACTTGGCGCCATTGACCATGACCTCGCTGACCATCGGGTCCTCCATGAAAGGCCGCAACGGCCCCAGGCTCACGATGGCCGTGACCAGTTCCCGGATCACGGCGGTGCGCTCCTCCATGGAGACCGTCAATTGTTTCTCACGGCATAAACTGGTGATGGCCTCGTCCACAAAAAGCTGCAGCTGGTCCTCGTGCATCCGGTCCTTGATCTCCAGAAAATTGGTCTTGGAGATCAAATAATGGTAAATGACGGATTTCAGTTCTTTTTGATCTAATGTGGCCATATGTTCACGATCCTGTCAATGAGCCCGATGCGTTCAAAATCCGAATAAAAAACGAACACCGCTAAAACGATGATCAGGCTGAAACCCGCCCGGGTGATGATCCGGTCCACCCGCAGGGACAATGTTTTGCCGCGCAGTTTCTCCAGGCCCATCAGGAACAAATGCCCGCCGTCCAAAGGAACGACCGGCAGTAAATTGAAGATCGCCAAACTCGCGCTGATGACCCCGACGATGTGCAGCAAGAACGAAAACCCGACCGTGATGGCGAACTTGACAATGAAGAACATGCCGATGATGCCCATGGCTTCCTTGGGGGAGCGCAGGCCCAAAGCCATCTCATACAACGCCGTGCAGGTCTTGACCGTCACCGATCCCAGCTCCTGGACGGCCTTGAGGGACGCTTGGAAAAAACCGTAACGCGTGATGACCAGGTCCCCGGCATTGTCCATCGGCCGGGGCCCCACCCCGATGCGCCGGGTGACATGCGTCCGTCCAAAAATATCTTTCTGCGTCTGGTCCGAAGGGACCAGGGTCTTTTCAACCCGCTGTCCCTGACGCTCCAAAACAATGGACAGTTGTGCTGCTTGCGAGGTTGTCACCGCTTCCTGCAGGTCCGGCCAATGCAGGACGGCCTTGCCGTTGACATTCAGGATCTTGTCCCCGGGTACGATCCCCGCTTTCTGGGCCGCTGACCCCTCAAGCACCTGGCCGACGACCGCGGGGACTTTCTTCGCGGAAGCGTCCAGGTCCACATGGCCGATCATAAAGACCGCCCAAAAACAGGCGTAAGCCAAAACCAGATTGACCACCGGCCCCATGACCACGATCAGGGCCCTGCGCCCGATGGATTTCCCAAAAAATTCGCCGCTGACACCCTTGCATTGGTCCCGTTCGTCGCCGGCCATCTTGACATAGCCGCCCAAAGGAATGGCGCACAAAGCAAATTCCGTGCCGTTGATGACCCGGCCGGCGATCTTGGGGCCGAAACCCAAAGAAAATTGCTCGACCTTCACCCCGCATTTCCTGGCCGTGATGTAATGCCCCCACTCATGCACCAGGATGAGGATGCTCAATATGAAAATAAAAATAAACAATGTCATCATTATATTTTTTCCATCACAG is part of the Candidatus Omnitrophota bacterium genome and encodes:
- the tgt gene encoding tRNA guanosine(34) transglycosylase Tgt, with translation MFFKLLKKDAGTDARRGIVTTLHGEVPTPFFMPVATTATVKTMSGIDLKDMGSPIVLSNTYHLYLRPGLEIMEAAGGLHRFMNWDRPILTDSGGYQAFSLTKFCKITDEGVKFRSHIDGSTHFFTPEKVMDIQRVLGSDMVMPLDECSPHPCDRKKAMRGLKRTTAWAKRCKDHFHKTGMHEAGQRLFAIVQGAAYEDLRRQSAEELVALDLDAYAIGGVSVGETVTQMFEALGWVIPFLPADKPRYFMGIGFPDQIVKAVGMGIDMFDTCVPTRYGRHGSAFTSIGKLTIRNSEFTRDFRPLDEDCDCPVCTNYTRAYIRHLLNLNEITGARLMSYHNVYFYIKLMERIRAAIEANRYAEFQKDFLSKYGSELQ
- the queA gene encoding tRNA preQ1(34) S-adenosylmethionine ribosyltransferase-isomerase QueA gives rise to the protein MTFQRTTVPHPPANNFFDLNAYGTDVPEDLIAQYPCPDRDRARLMVLDRSAQTIRHGVFADIEQYLAPKTVFVVNNSKVIPARLLGRRAATGGEAEVFLLDQLSDGYSFEVLLKPLKKIREGERVDFGFGISAVLTDKEKLIVRFNVKNVIRRLKDVGHVPLPPYIKRADEPLDRDYYQNVYAKRLGSVASPTAGLHFTKERMRRLRAKGHGFLELTLHINYGTFKPVETPDIRRHPMHKETYAVGVSTQAALLKAKAAGRPVAAVGTTSCRVMESVAATGALKGTTDLFIYPGYRFKAADILLTNFHLPYSTLLMLVCAFGGYDLVQRAYAEAVRERYRFYSYGDAMLIL
- a CDS encoding SpoIID/LytB domain-containing protein; translated protein: MKRRILVSSVFAGALGLAGLVAFAPAGTASASGDKKHMPPQMVRVAIVRDAREINLKLDGPYNFRDVDHGKVITKGPRLAISRVRLLDKGILIGMQAYPYQRVIIEPLRDASVVVNNRRFRGNVTIIRTADNRLTAVNSINIEDYIRGVLYHEVSHHWPMEAIKAQAVATRTYVLQAMAGSANKDYDVTNDIYSQVYGGKDSERYRTGLAVTHTVGEVLAFKDKVLPAYFHATCGGMTEDANDLWAIDLAPLRGVACNFCKDSPHMKWKKNFRLKDIQDALNRNGYAVGPIKDLNIVDRNRSGRINHIKITSRDGKETLISGKDFREVLGPNVLKSNNYEISMQGYYADLTGKGWGHGVGLCQWGARGMALQQFTYKQILSYYYPRAEIMDYHDLPENHRPTPAGK
- the ruvB gene encoding Holliday junction branch migration DNA helicase RuvB codes for the protein MDEIKRVVLNQETEEDQVVGISLRPGRLGDFIGQKDVVHGLQVAMAAAKKRGEPLEHVLFSGPPGLGKTSLAHIIAHEMGSRITVTSGPAIDRAGDFIGILTNLEAGDILFIDEIHRLSKTVEEFLYPAMENFKIDFIVDKGPYAKTINFNLKAFTLIGATTRSGLLTTPLRNRFGIFFHLEFYGEEDLAAIVGASAVKLNVVLEPDAARAIARRARGTPRIANRLLRRVRDHVQVKTGTNHIKSSVVEEAMEALRIDIAGLDDLDRRLLIAIKTHYNGGPVGIEALAATLNEETDTIVDVVEPFLLKAGFLRRTGRGRELTEAADKYLREKAA
- a CDS encoding segregation/condensation protein A, whose amino-acid sequence is MNYKIQLEKFEGPLDLLLYLIKKNDIDICDIPIASVTDQYMEYIAMMKMLDLDVVGDFLVMAATLMQIKSKMLLPPDPLAETPPEDPRDELVRRLEEYKKFKEIAETLKTREQERQDFFRRVVDEERLNEIKEDAEEVTFEATLFDLINALNAALKSVPEKKIYELKQEEYTVEEKVHALLHLLADQPRVSLAALFSRCSGKDEIVCTFIAVLELIRLKEIVVLQRRAFEDIEVMRNGAHEGPQ
- the trpS gene encoding tryptophan--tRNA ligase, translating into MKTVFSAMRPTGKLHLGHLLGALRNWVDLQDKAQCIYSIADWHALMSEYEQSRQVQGHIADMVLDWLACGIDPDKSIVYLQSDVPEHLELQMVLACLTPLGWLERNPTYKEQLREIASRDLQTYAFLGYPVLQAADILLYKADAVPIGEDQVPHLELCREIGRRFNFIYKTELFPDCKAILTPVPRLLGTDNRKMSKSYNNAINLSDTPDVIREKTARMITDPKRIRMTDPGHPDECNVFSYYKVFAIDQEREARHWCSNALKGCVDCKKVMGGRLVDYLGFIREKRAELGKDKDFVADVLREGAKKARVIAARTMAQVKEAVFAKL